From Methanococcus maripaludis, the proteins below share one genomic window:
- a CDS encoding DUF2118 family protein codes for MKIPKIYVEGELNDGDRVAIEKDGNAIIFLEKDEEYSGNGKLLYQVIYDDLAKYMSLDTLKKDVLIQYPDKHTLTYLKAGTKLISVPAEGYKVYPIMDFGFRVLKGYRLATLESKKGDLRYVNSPVSGTVIFMNEIPSERANYVFYMLEE; via the coding sequence ATGAAAATTCCTAAAATTTACGTTGAAGGAGAATTAAACGACGGCGATCGTGTCGCAATTGAAAAAGATGGAAATGCAATAATTTTTTTAGAAAAAGATGAAGAATATTCTGGAAACGGCAAGCTTCTTTATCAAGTAATATATGATGATTTAGCAAAATACATGAGTTTAGACACTTTAAAAAAAGATGTTTTAATACAGTATCCTGATAAACATACACTTACATATCTTAAAGCAGGAACTAAACTTATTTCGGTACCTGCTGAGGGCTACAAAGTCTATCCGATAATGGATTTTGGTTTCAGGGTTTTAAAAGGATACAGGCTTGCAACACTTGAAAGTAAAAAGGGAGATTTAAGGTACGTTAATTCTCCAGTAAGCGGAACGGTCATATTTATGAACGAAATCCCATCAGAAAGAGCAAATTATGTATTTTATATGCTCGAAGAATAA